The segment AAAGCAATGACGCACCAGAGCTTCGTGCATGACTGCAGGAGAAATTGATGGTAGCCATGACAATCAGAGCAACCAGGCACAcaacttttgagttcttggttAGGCCCATGAGGCGACGCTATTCGAGTAGATAGTATTTTCCTTCTACCGTATTGTTGTTCTTCTTCAGGTCAATGTGTTGCTGCAGCATTGTTTCTGTTTGCGAGTGTTTATATAGAGGCCCAAGCTAATCCTGGATGATCATTTTTTGCCCTTTTTGTTCTATATTGCATATCTTTTCTGCCCCCGTTCATAAATACACTAGTTGAGGCTTCATATTACATGATCAGTTTTTGCCTTTTTTGTTCTATATTGCATATCTTTTCTGCCCCCGTTCATACATAACTAGTTGAGGCTTCATATTACATTATCATTTTTTGCCCTTTTTTTCTACATTGCATATGTTTTCTGCCCTCCTTCATAAATACACTAGTTGAGGCTTCATATATATTACATATCTCACATATAGAACCATCTTactcactacatgaaaaataaccataggtgacgggtaataaccctcattggtgacgggtctcgTACCCCACCCGAAacacatcactgatgactagtcattggtgacaggtaagcacccatcaccaatgatatcATCAGTGACAGTCATAACCTCTACCCGTTACCTTTGAGcggacataagtgacgggtaacctcttaacccgtcacttatatactaatataaatgacgggtaactaggttagTCACTTATGTTTGGCACCCATGTGCTAGGAGGattacataagtgatgggtaatatagttacctatcacttatatttaatataaacgGGTAACCAGGTTACTCGTCACTTAAGTGTATGATACCCTATGCGAATATCCTGTTTTCAGGCTGCATCTTGGAGCGTAGGTAGGATttagcagccgtcttctccttgCAAAGCAACACATCCAAATCTATATCTACAAACACGcatataagaactcgcttcatcacataatcgcaaaggttacaaagttccaatcaattcattacagaatcataTATGTTACAAAATTTCGATCAACTCATAACATATTGATGCGAAAAGTTGCCACACCAACACACTGAGCATCTCGTGTGCAGTATTTGGCGAGCAGCACCCAGGATATCCCGACCGTGGTACTACATCATCAGACCTTCGTCATCACCCACACTCGGGAGGGACCCTATCGAAGCGTAGATGGCCGACACTTGTTCTGGGTTGTTGGAATAAAAAACAGGTAGCAATATAGATTGTAAAAGAGAATGGGATTACAGAAACTAGGCAAAACATGAAAGGTAAAGTAGATTGATTTTGATTGGTTGATGTcctcaatcggccatgaccctctcatatttaaagggcagcaggtcttagccgtaagagatcATGACTACTAATTCAAACTGAACAATACTTACAGCTGTAATTCggctccaaactttctataacaaacatatattttctatttgaacacgtaaaactcccatatatcttTCCAAATACGCTTTAATGTAGTTCGGCCTTCTTTAGATTCGACCGACTCTTCTCTCCGTCTAGAGACCAACTGTTCACTAGTGATAGGCAACTGTTCATCTGATCATGGGCAATGTTCATCTGGTCGTAGGACACTGTTCACTGGTCGGAACATTGTTCATAGTTGTCAGAGGTACTGTTCACTAGTCGGAATTCTGTTCACGGGTCAACCAGGAAACTTTCAGAACTGAAATTCTTCATAATATGCCAATTTTGGtcgtcaacacgccgtctcagTCGCTCTCACTATGGGGCTCGGAGGGCTTGCGACGATGGCGCGAGGTGATGTcagggaggaagggagggagtGGGACGTGTGTGCGGGCAGAAGCGCGATCGGATGATGCGTGCGGGTGAGCAAAGACACGATTCGATGATGCGTGCGGGCGGACGAAGGAGCGGAGCAAAAAAATGCTGACGATACATCTATTAGGTATTTTTTAAGCAGGAGAGATTGCATATCTTTTCTGCCCCATTCATAAATACTCTAGTTGAGGCTTCATATTTCATGAtcattttttgcctttttttgttctatatttcatttcttttctgcCCCCATTCATACATACACTAGTTGAGGCTTCATATTACATGATCATTTTTTGCCGTTTTTATTCTATATTGCATTCATAAATACACTAGTTGAGGCTTCATATATATTACATATCTCACATATAGAGCCTTCCTACTCTATCTTTTGTTGATATTTTTCTCTCATGTCATAAATATTAATTCTAGTTGCATTTGAGTCTTCATATGATCAATCTCAGTTGATAAGTACACCTAGCATCTTTTTATTCTATCTTGCATCAATATTTGCCTTCTTGGTTCATAAATACACTAGTTGGGCTTGAGATCATCATATCTATCTCAATTTATAATCACATCTAATGTATTATGTTTTATCCCATACTAATATTTTTCCTCACCTCCAAGATCATCCATATGTTCTTCTATGATAGAAACTAGTGATGATAAAGCAAAACCAAAATGTAAGGTGTTAATAAGACCAGAACTGTCACTCGACTGGCCACCTCCCAAAACCAAGGCTATACTCCGAGGGTTTGACGGATTCTCATATTTGGCTCTAGTCTCATTGTCAATCTCAGTAGATCTAACCTTTCTATACAACTCATCCACAATAAGAGTTTCATAGTTGGGGGACTCAATGATAGCAGTGACTTTGACCTCCCAAACCTTACGATCTAGACTATAAAATAGTTTTATAGCTCTCTCATGATCGTCATAGAGAAGTCTACCATTCGCCCTCATATTGTTCACTATCCCCTGAAACCTGCTAAACATGGACTCTACACTCTCACCAGGCAATTATCGAAAGTTCTCATACGCTCTTCGGTATGTATCAAACAACTTAGCCTTGACCTGTGTAGTTCCCTCATGGAAGTTTTGCAAACGTGTCCAAATCGCATAAGCAGTAGTAAGATCAGAGACACGATCAAACTCAAAGCAACTCAAGCTAGAAAAGAGAATGTTTCTCGCCTTGCTATTAGCTTCAAACTCATCAACTTGAGTTGACTAATACGAGCTTCGAGAACAACAAATTGAGCGCTCTGAAGTACACTCCACACTGCAGACCCTTGACTTTCAAGGTAGGATCTCATGCGAGTTTTCCAataggcatagtcagaaccatcACAATACAGAACTTTGCTTCCTCGTTCCATTGTCGCCTTCTTGGATTACAAAGTCGATAAAGGTGTGGTGATCATTGATCAGGCTcttataccaattgaaggacaTGAACGGTGACTAGAAGGGAGTGAATAGGAGCCCTTAAAAAATTCTTAATCAAGGAACAAGGCCAATATCCAATTCGAAACCAACCCTCTACAAGAACGAAACACAACTAAGAGCAACACAAAGCACAGTGAAAACAACACTAAAGTGCGCTCACAATGAACAACAAAAGTACTCTGACCAGTACTGATTAACAATGTTCTGACCAGGTGAACAGTAATTCTGACCAGTACTGATGAACAGCAGCATAACCAATACTGATGAACAGTGTTCCGACCAGATGAGCAGTAAAACCCGTAGCGCAACTAGTGCTGATGAATAGTAATTCTGACCAGTGCTGACGAGCATTAACTCCGACCAGATGAACAATATTCCAACTAGTACACCGACCTACAGGAAGGTCCAAAAAAGATTTGGTtgcaaaataaatattgttcACGGATGTTCTGAATATGAACCGGAAGTTACAAACTGGTAGCAGTACTAAAAAACTATAGCTCAGAACACAAGATCCAAACTAGAAATCCAACTAAACATGGTCCAAATCCAACGAAATTTTAGCCACAGCTTCTCACGAACACCATGAGTCTTTATCAAAAAGATCTCCTCAAACATATCAAGATTTCAACCTCTATTTTGTGGATTTGACCAAAAACAAGTGGAGAGGAAAATGTTTAGAAAAAGGATTTTAAGTTTCTCATGTGAGGGAGATTATATGGGATCACCCTAGATGTCTTCACACAAGTCCTAGCAACTTTTTGACCTAACAAAATCACTTGAAATCGCTGCCAAAAGCAAGGAGtgaaaaatcaaccaaaactTCAAAAACAAGAGAAAGACATGAGGGAGATCAAAAGCATCACAAGTTTAATTACTAAGCAATTGATGAATAGAAATATAAACTTAGCAAGATTACATGGCATGGAAGCTGCCCTTTATCCTCCCACTCTTGATTAGATAACGTTTAGAGCTATGAACTCTAACTACTCTCTCTTGAGATCCTAACCAAGCCTAAGAAAATATCAAGAATGAAGATAGGTCCTGGAGAGGTGTTGACGTGCTCTGGTTGTCCTCCTCACCGAGAGCTCTTTGCACTAGCCctctcccatatatatatatatatatatgactaaTACATAGATATTATCCCCAAAGGGCAAAATGGTCTATCTATTTTGTTGTCCATCGGACGGACTCGGCGCCTTCACCACTCTGCTTCGTCTCCAAGCAAGCTCTATGATGGTGCCACGCATCCTCCGACTCTGCCCCCGGTTTTGAGGAAAAATGGGCAAAACTGTCTTGCATGCTTCTCCAAGCATGACTCCTCGATGTCGATGCGTGTTCGACCTCCGCCATGACCTTTGATGCCTTCAAGCCTTCGCGCTCCCACCACCGGACCGCCTCTCAACTTGCCATCGCCTTTCCGCCTTGACTTGGTCgacgccatcttcatcaccttctCCTCCCACCATGCTTTATTGTGCCCTCCATGTGAGCGATGCGGATCGCCCATGGCTCCACCCGACCTAGCACAGTCCGTCGGCACCAAGCCTtcacttgcccttcaccaccttGTCATTGACCGTCATGTCGCATCCatacacctacacatcatgaacCAAGAAATATGTCTCTCTGCCATCCTCTGTTTTCACCCCCGGTTAGCCATAAACATAATCAAACATAATTGAAACATGCTATGCCAACCGAAGGCTCCAAATCAACAATTACATTAATCACTTATCATCAACAACATAAATCTCCCTTGTGTTCTCAGTTTGGACCTGGAGTGTAGGTTGGTTTTGCATCAGAGAAAGAACCACCTGTTGTATGCCCTTCTTCCAGAGAATCTGTATTTGCTCTAAGAGGCAAATGGTCATGAAACTATCCCATTTTTTATGCAAAATCAGATTGAGATAACAATTCAAGATGTTTACCCAATTCAATATCTTGGGTTTCTTCATCAATGTCTCCTTCCTCAACAATCTCGATAGACTCACCCACAGCCACCAGTGCATATCTTTTAAGAAATTCCTCTTCCGTCTCTTCTCGCGCAACATCATCCTCCGAATCCTAGTTGCATAATGGATTTGATCTGAAGTGATGCGCTTAAGCATGAAGAGAGAAAATAGAAAGCACAACTCTACATTTGGTtacctcatcatcatcttcaatgtcttcctcctcttcatcgtCATCCTCAAGATCTTCTGCACCgttatcatcatcattgtccccATCCTCTTCAACCTCCTTCAGATGAATGCAAGATTCCATCAACGATACATAGCGATGTTGAAACACTTCGGTGCCATCCATGGAAAGGGCCAAGAGACGCTCAATTACGGTTGCTAACGTTAGCACTGCATGATGACAGGAAACAGTAACAAGATGGCCCACCTTCGTAAGATGACACATGCCGCCTTCGTAAGATGGCCTGGATAGTGGAGCCTTGTTCACATGTAGCTTCTCAGTTGTACTCTGAAACAGAACAACTAAAATCCCCATAAATCCAAATCTACTCATCGGAATTCATAGTTCAAGTACCCTCTGGAGCGAAATTTGAAATATCTACAACTCTCTAATATATCagttttaaagattcggcctaATAATTCGTACCAACTTGGTACTAGTAGTAAAGACGAGGACGGTAGAGCTTCTTCTCCACCACCCACATCACAACCTGCTGTGCGCGCAATAACTGATTCGCCACGGAATTCGCCAAGGAACCTGATTCGAGTAATTGATGTTGCTGCTCGATCCGTCGGTCTAGATTTTTTAGTGCGCTTCAGAAGGAAAAAGCACGTACCAAGATTCGCAATTGACGCTAAAGCTCTGCATGAGAATATAAGGTTGATCTTCCTAAGCATGAAGCAAACCATCCGGCTTCCGATCGATGGGATAGTTGGTGGATTGGTGGTGCCCTGCTTTAAGGACATAACACCCCGTATTTATGAGAACCTGGTAGGTGCCAATTTCCAAGTCTAACCCCATCACAGACTAGCAAACTTATTATCCGGtctctatacatatatatatagaagagTCCACACCTTATAATAATACACAAATTAATGTTAGGCCCTAAGCAATTACTTTATTTTAATTGCATTATCTGTGGACCAACTTTAATAATAGACATGATTGACATGCAGGGCCACCGAATATGAATTTTCCAACATTTGCATCTCTCATTTTTGGCACCATCATTCCATGGCAAAACGAAAGATCCTGAGGCTAAAACGAACACAACAATGCTAAAATTGAGATCCATGATTGTCCTGGTCGTTTAATTTTAATTATACGGTTTTTATTCTAGTCATCCAACGACCAAAGAGGACTCGAGCATAAACAAAGAGTAGTACGTACGGCTAGCTGCCAGACGAATAAAACTGAGGATTCCTTTAGCCACTTGTGAACCTTTAATTAGCAGCATTGTAATACTATACTCGTAACAATTAACTAAGGAGACCGACTTTTCGTCACCAGCAGTCTTCCTAGAAATTGTGTATCCGACTAAGGCTCTATTTCAGCTGGAgattttaaaaactaatttaATTATAGATTGTAAAAAACTTATAAATTGTAGATTAAAAAACTTTGATGCGTAATATAGTAAAATGGAGTTTCACAATCCGTAAAAAGCTAGAGAAGATCAACTTTATAAACGGATTGTAAATAGCTATAGCAAGAAGCTGattatttgtttcagttttagattgtaaaagctgaaatcCATAATCCCAAATTGAAACAAAGAGGGACTAAGTAAACTTAAAATTGGATTTTAAAATGGATGTTCTCCTTAAAAATAGCAAATTAAACCCATACAGCTTACAAACCACAGACTGTGGTACCTAGGGATTCACTGTTAAAGGTACCTAGTATAAAAAAACGAAAACAGTAATTCTCGTTTTACCGGAGCTCATTTTTGAAGTCTTTCAACCGAAGAAGTCGAAAATAATATCACGagaaaatggaaatgaaaaCAAGAAAAGTACCTAGAAACGATAGCGGAAATGATTTTGGACTTTACCGATCGATTCCAAGTTTTCCCATTTTAGACCAAAAACAATAGCGGAAATAATTTTTCAGCACACGTCActcacacacatatacatatatagacaCACGTTAAAACGTTCTAGTTATCGTCGGAGCCGCATTGTCTAATGTTACTTGGGGAcaaggttcacgttaccgaccggagttcggttaccgagctccggcggtaaccgaaataCCGCGGTTAcaggtcaaaaattcaaaaaaaatcagagaaaattcattcggcaaaatttgaatttttaagaaaaaatcgcgattttagctgttcggtaaccgctcggttttggtcggttaccaagcggtttgggtcggttaccgagcgattttctcgcatttttgaatttgtcggttaccgagcggtttgggtcagtaaccgctcagttttctcgatttatcgagcggttttatcgaatttcagcgcagttcaacaaaaaacccaaaaaagagCTCAaccttataaaatcaataactaattcatctgagcttcaaatcaagtgaaacaaattttgttggattccttgtaacatgatctacatgataaaagtatttatactcataaaaatgttcaaattgttctgtgagaaattgtatttgttaaaccaagttaaatgcatagtttactctttgctaatccaaaaatcatgaaactaaatttttagtcttcttacatgatcctatgtcttttaaaaatacatgaactcatgaattagttattgtaacatgcatgattgtgtaaatgtgttgcgactagattaattcataactgactcatcacacctcaaaaattagtgaaaccactttcattagcttatttatactatgatttatgtagaaaaaataatagtagacatgaaaaagttaattacagtgctgtttcttaacatattcactttatgcttgtgaactttgtaaacatCATAGAGAATGTAATataactctaaataaagtgaaatcaattttaaagattctcttaaaatacgttttataaaaaaaaatatgtgtttgcatgttacacttttccttaatgtGAGTTAATAtatgagccgcacgcttcaatttttttcattttttcaaactttctccctatagaatatgatgcaaacgacattatttttgaaacttttttcacacaaggtcttagaattgtgtctagttttttttaagatttttttgaattgtttttttatttttgtatcttttcgaattttttgaattcaaatttcggttaccgttcggtttctgaaactggaccggaccgagaaggtcggtaaccgcgatttttgggcggttaccgatggttttttgaaccctgcttgGGGGGCGGGTCATCAATATGCCTGTCAATCTCCACCATAATCCAACCATGGGCCATTCGCGCAATTAACAAAAAAGCGTCGTGCATTCCTCTAGCGGGGCAGCGAGcccttatttgttttttatgatgattatggattctagcctcaaaagtaaaataaaaaataaataatactaATTTAAAAAGTCTATTCGAAAAGAACCAACAGTGAAACttgactttcactgccggttgtagttacgaaccgacagtgatactattaTTGTCGGTCTttcttatgaaccggtagtgatgtgcTGACTGTCACTGCCGACTCTAGCtgcgaactgacagtgataatgagTATCACTGTCGTTCCGTGTTACGAGCAAGTAGTGATAACCAGAACTCCGAGCACGTGAGAACTCCGAGCACCGAGAGCTCCCGAGCAGTTTTGCttatctgaaaaaattcataatgttttcatacgaagttggatggggacaaactttatatgaaaattgtagctctcaacgagatctacaattttgtagttcaaaacttttcatttgaagttatttagatatcaaaataatcgtttgaagttttagatagaaaagatcaaaatgattgcatatgctattgttatcactgGTACTTTCTGTGTGGGGGGGTGGTAAGAACGTAacgcgcgagctgagaggtctTGGGTTTGAGTGCCACGAACTGCACATGTgcgaaaaattgcatgactAGAGACTTGTGACGGCGCAACAACGGGGATTCCTTggttgttatttttttcttgtttttggacagaaaaatatcgattcagagaccgactatcactgctggtttaagCCTTCAGCTGGTAGTGATAACACCTTCATTACCGGTCGCCGGGCCGGCAATGATAGTTGAGACTATCACTGTAAGATCCCAAACCCGagatctcctatgcctcctgtatcagtccctggatcaattagctgatacgcacagtataacagttgcagtatcacagtcaaacttctt is part of the Phragmites australis chromosome 12, lpPhrAust1.1, whole genome shotgun sequence genome and harbors:
- the LOC133887228 gene encoding uncharacterized protein LOC133887228 isoform X2 codes for the protein MSRFGFMGILVVLFQSTTEKLHVNKAPLSRPSYEGGMCHLTKVEEDGDNDDDNGAEDLEDDDEEEEDIEDDDEDSEDDVAREETEEEFLKRYALVAVGESIEIVEEGDIDEETQDIELDSLEEGHTTGGSFSDAKPTYTPGPN
- the LOC133887228 gene encoding uncharacterized protein LOC133887228 isoform X1, whose translation is MSRFGFMGILVVLFQSTTEKLHVNKAPLSRPSYEGGMCHLTKEVEEDGDNDDDNGAEDLEDDDEEEEDIEDDDEDSEDDVAREETEEEFLKRYALVAVGESIEIVEEGDIDEETQDIELDSLEEGHTTGGSFSDAKPTYTPGPN